The following are from one region of the Halopiger xanaduensis SH-6 genome:
- a CDS encoding nucleotidyltransferase domain-containing protein: MSSKAKQRPRSLGVDDLRDEHRIFVREKIEETLNEFFVPLEPNLSVEAVYVAGSFADGEARRLVSDLDVRVIVSGDVQPANAKQMNTTLKNEVTGQLPTGRAFGYVDPQVYPTRADAADVDDLPLLDPRADQQLHLDTDQRGVFDE, from the coding sequence ATGTCGAGTAAAGCCAAGCAACGGCCACGTTCTCTCGGCGTTGACGACCTCCGTGACGAGCATCGGATATTCGTCCGAGAGAAGATCGAGGAAACGCTGAACGAGTTCTTCGTCCCGCTCGAGCCGAACCTCTCGGTTGAGGCGGTTTACGTCGCAGGAAGTTTTGCGGACGGCGAGGCGCGGCGGCTCGTCTCGGACCTCGACGTCCGCGTGATCGTCTCCGGCGACGTGCAACCCGCGAATGCCAAACAGATGAATACGACGCTCAAAAACGAAGTGACGGGACAACTCCCGACCGGCCGGGCATTCGGTTACGTCGATCCGCAGGTCTACCCGACGCGAGCCGACGCCGCCGACGTCGACGATCTACCGCTCTTGGACCCTCGAGCCGATCAGCAACTG